A genomic window from Salvelinus namaycush isolate Seneca chromosome 5, SaNama_1.0, whole genome shotgun sequence includes:
- the LOC120048472 gene encoding transcriptional repressor p66-beta-like isoform X2, which yields MERLNEEAVRLSLLKRGLDSSSPAGSATSSERDDLLSKRIKMEGHQAMERLKMLAYLKRKDLAGLEGGGLGGVSGGGALRGEVKGHGSSGGGAYEEKINGSLRGQVVGAHGMVGKSGKENMGEEPVDFSARKGDVDRERHTPSPDVIVLSDNEASSPRGPSQGEERLRAANLEMFKGKTGEERQKMIRALREELRLEEARLVLLKKLRQSQMQKENLVQKVPVVQNTASALQSGAVHGAQSMSKMSGRPGHHTPEPQNHRTAQVGYSIAQGHSVIRSATNSSMSQMMMSQSRVIAPNPAQLQGQRLAQQKQGGMRSSTGSTNNAISYQQQVAASQRSGSSSSSAIYMNLTHMQAAGAAGGVSGVSGVGAVSPSATHSPGGTSVGSSMADTASSQAAAKLALRKQLEKTLLEIPPPKPPAPLLHFLPSAANSEFIYMVGLEEVVQSVIDSQGKLRLPSSMEPFSCAQCKTDFTPHWKQEKGGRILCETCMSSNQKKALKAEHTNRLKNAFVKALQQEQEIEQRIQLQAALATSSAQTIPSVSKAESMSRHHTHRQAPQPQVTQSQASLQRGLSGSARGVLSNFAHASQLSVASSLLSMTGKRSGQLGTSGHSRAQQQQQQQQQQHHDNRRQLYSIPGVNIAYLNPGNVVGHKGSSLADRQREYLLDMIPPRSISQSISGQK from the exons ATGGAGCGACTGAATGAGGAGGCGGTGCGGCTGAGCCTGCTGAAGCGAGGCCTGGACTCCTCCTCGCCTGCAGGCAGCGCCACGAGCAGTGAGCGAGATGATCTGCTCTCCAAACGCATCAAGATGGAGGGCCACCAAGCCATGGAGCGCCTCAAGATGCTGGCCTATCTGAAACGCAAGGACCTGGCTGGCCTGGAGGGGGGAGGATTGGGAGGGGTCTCAGGAGGCGGGGCCCTAAGGGGTGAGGTCAAGGGTCATGGGTCTTCAGGGGGAGGGGCTTATGAGGAGAAGATCAATGGGAGCCTCCGTGGTCAGGTTGTGGGAGCCCATGGCATGGTGGGAAAGAGCGGGAAGGAGAACATGGGCGAGGAGCCAGTGGATTTCAGTGCCCGGAAAgg TGACGTGGACCGGGAGcgacacacaccctcccctgaTGTGATCGTCCTGTCAGACAATGAGGCGTCCAGTCCAAGAGGGCCCAGCCAAGGAGAAGAACGCCTGAGGGCAGCGAACCTGGAGAtgtttaag GGtaagacaggggaggagaggcagaagATGATCAGGGCTCTGAGAGAGGAGCTGAGGCTGGAGGAGGCCAGGCTGGTGCTGCTGAAGAAGCTGAGGCAGAGCCAGATGCAGAAGGAGAACCTGGTGCAGAAG GTCCCTGTGGTCCAGAACACAGCGTCTGCCCTCCAGAGCGGTGCCGTCCACGGTGCTCAGAGCATGAGCAAGATGTCTGGCCGCCCTGGCCACCACACCCCAGAGCCCCAGAACCATCGCACTGCACAGGTGGGCTACAGCATTGCACAG GGTCACTCGGTGATCAGGTCAGCCACCAACAGCTCCATGTCTCAGATGATGATGTCACAGAGCAGGGTGATAGCGCCCAATCCTGCCCAGCTGCAGGGCCAGAGGCTGGCACAGCAGAAGCAGGGTGGCATGCGCTCCTCGACTGGCAGCACTAACAACGCCATTAGCTACCAGCAG CAGGTGGCAGCTTCTCAGCGCTctggctcctcctcctcctcggccaTCTACATGAACCTGACCCACATGCAGGCGGCCGGAGCCGCGGGAGGGGTCAGCGGGGTGTCGGGGGTGGGGGCGGTCAGCCCCTCAGCCACACACAGCCCAGGGGGGACATCGGTGGGCTCCTCCATGGCAGACACAGCCAGCAGTCAGGCAGCTGCCAAACTTGCCCTGAGGAAGCAGCTGGAGAAAACCCTGCTGGAGATCCCTCCTCCCAAGCCGCCGGCGCCGCTCCTCCACTTCCTGCCGTCAGCGGCCAACAGCGAGTTTATCTACATGGTGGGCCTGGAGGAGGTTGTGCAGAGTGTCATTGACAGTCAGG GTAAACTGCGTTTGCCCTCCTCCATGGAGCCCTTCTCGTGTGCCCAGTGCAAGACGGACTTCACCCCTCACTGGAAGCAGGAGAAGGGTGGGCGCATACTTTGCGAGACCTGTATGTCGTCCAATCAGAAGAAGGCACTGAAGGCCGAGCATACCAATAGGCTGAAGAATGCCTTCGTCAAGGCTCTACAGCAGGAGCAG GAGATTGAGCAGAGAATCCAGTTGCAAGCCGCTCTTGCCACCAGTTCAGCTCAAACTATTCCAAGCGTCAGTAAGGCTGAGTCTATGAGcagacatcacacacacagacag GCGCCTCAGCCCCAGGTGACCCAGTCACAGGCCTCCCTCCAACGGGGTCTGTCTGGCTCGGCCCGGGGCGTCCTCTCCAACTTCGCCCATGCCTCCCAGCTCTCGGTGGCCAGCAGCCTGCTGAGCATGACTGGAAAGCGCAGTGGACAGCTGGGCACTAGTGGGCACAGCCGGgcacagcagcaacagcagcaacagcagcagcagcatcacgACAACCGCCGCCAGCTCTACAGCATCCCTG ggGTGAACATTGCCTACCTGAACCCAGGCAATGTGGTCGGCCACAAGGGGTCCAGCCTGGCTGACCGCCAGAGGGAATACCTGCTGGACATGATCCCGCCTCGCTCCATATCCCAGTCCATCAGCGGACAGAAATGA
- the LOC120048472 gene encoding transcriptional repressor p66-beta-like isoform X3, which translates to MERLNEEAVRLSLLKRGLDSSSPAGSATSSERDDLLSKRIKMEGHQAMERLKMLAYLKRKDLAGLEGGGLGGVSGGGALRGEVKGHGSSGGGAYEEKINGSLRGQVVGAHGMVGKSGKENMGEEPVDFSARKGDVDRERHTPSPDVIVLSDNEASSPRGPSQGEERLRAANLEMFKGKTGEERQKMIRALREELRLEEARLVLLKKLRQSQMQKENLVQKVPVVQNTASALQSGAVHGAQSMSKMSGRPGHHTPEPQNHRTAQGHSVIRSATNSSMSQMMMSQSRVIAPNPAQLQGQRLAQQKQGGMRSSTGSTNNAISYQQSSTQQVAASQRSGSSSSSAIYMNLTHMQAAGAAGGVSGVSGVGAVSPSATHSPGGTSVGSSMADTASSQAAAKLALRKQLEKTLLEIPPPKPPAPLLHFLPSAANSEFIYMVGLEEVVQSVIDSQGKLRLPSSMEPFSCAQCKTDFTPHWKQEKGGRILCETCMSSNQKKALKAEHTNRLKNAFVKALQQEQEIEQRIQLQAALATSSAQTIPSVSKAESMSRHHTHRQAPQPQVTQSQASLQRGLSGSARGVLSNFAHASQLSVASSLLSMTGKRSGQLGTSGHSRAQQQQQQQQQQHHDNRRQLYSIPGVNIAYLNPGNVVGHKGSSLADRQREYLLDMIPPRSISQSISGQK; encoded by the exons ATGGAGCGACTGAATGAGGAGGCGGTGCGGCTGAGCCTGCTGAAGCGAGGCCTGGACTCCTCCTCGCCTGCAGGCAGCGCCACGAGCAGTGAGCGAGATGATCTGCTCTCCAAACGCATCAAGATGGAGGGCCACCAAGCCATGGAGCGCCTCAAGATGCTGGCCTATCTGAAACGCAAGGACCTGGCTGGCCTGGAGGGGGGAGGATTGGGAGGGGTCTCAGGAGGCGGGGCCCTAAGGGGTGAGGTCAAGGGTCATGGGTCTTCAGGGGGAGGGGCTTATGAGGAGAAGATCAATGGGAGCCTCCGTGGTCAGGTTGTGGGAGCCCATGGCATGGTGGGAAAGAGCGGGAAGGAGAACATGGGCGAGGAGCCAGTGGATTTCAGTGCCCGGAAAgg TGACGTGGACCGGGAGcgacacacaccctcccctgaTGTGATCGTCCTGTCAGACAATGAGGCGTCCAGTCCAAGAGGGCCCAGCCAAGGAGAAGAACGCCTGAGGGCAGCGAACCTGGAGAtgtttaag GGtaagacaggggaggagaggcagaagATGATCAGGGCTCTGAGAGAGGAGCTGAGGCTGGAGGAGGCCAGGCTGGTGCTGCTGAAGAAGCTGAGGCAGAGCCAGATGCAGAAGGAGAACCTGGTGCAGAAG GTCCCTGTGGTCCAGAACACAGCGTCTGCCCTCCAGAGCGGTGCCGTCCACGGTGCTCAGAGCATGAGCAAGATGTCTGGCCGCCCTGGCCACCACACCCCAGAGCCCCAGAACCATCGCACTGCACAG GGTCACTCGGTGATCAGGTCAGCCACCAACAGCTCCATGTCTCAGATGATGATGTCACAGAGCAGGGTGATAGCGCCCAATCCTGCCCAGCTGCAGGGCCAGAGGCTGGCACAGCAGAAGCAGGGTGGCATGCGCTCCTCGACTGGCAGCACTAACAACGCCATTAGCTACCAGCAG TCTTCCACCCAGCAGGTGGCAGCTTCTCAGCGCTctggctcctcctcctcctcggccaTCTACATGAACCTGACCCACATGCAGGCGGCCGGAGCCGCGGGAGGGGTCAGCGGGGTGTCGGGGGTGGGGGCGGTCAGCCCCTCAGCCACACACAGCCCAGGGGGGACATCGGTGGGCTCCTCCATGGCAGACACAGCCAGCAGTCAGGCAGCTGCCAAACTTGCCCTGAGGAAGCAGCTGGAGAAAACCCTGCTGGAGATCCCTCCTCCCAAGCCGCCGGCGCCGCTCCTCCACTTCCTGCCGTCAGCGGCCAACAGCGAGTTTATCTACATGGTGGGCCTGGAGGAGGTTGTGCAGAGTGTCATTGACAGTCAGG GTAAACTGCGTTTGCCCTCCTCCATGGAGCCCTTCTCGTGTGCCCAGTGCAAGACGGACTTCACCCCTCACTGGAAGCAGGAGAAGGGTGGGCGCATACTTTGCGAGACCTGTATGTCGTCCAATCAGAAGAAGGCACTGAAGGCCGAGCATACCAATAGGCTGAAGAATGCCTTCGTCAAGGCTCTACAGCAGGAGCAG GAGATTGAGCAGAGAATCCAGTTGCAAGCCGCTCTTGCCACCAGTTCAGCTCAAACTATTCCAAGCGTCAGTAAGGCTGAGTCTATGAGcagacatcacacacacagacag GCGCCTCAGCCCCAGGTGACCCAGTCACAGGCCTCCCTCCAACGGGGTCTGTCTGGCTCGGCCCGGGGCGTCCTCTCCAACTTCGCCCATGCCTCCCAGCTCTCGGTGGCCAGCAGCCTGCTGAGCATGACTGGAAAGCGCAGTGGACAGCTGGGCACTAGTGGGCACAGCCGGgcacagcagcaacagcagcaacagcagcagcagcatcacgACAACCGCCGCCAGCTCTACAGCATCCCTG ggGTGAACATTGCCTACCTGAACCCAGGCAATGTGGTCGGCCACAAGGGGTCCAGCCTGGCTGACCGCCAGAGGGAATACCTGCTGGACATGATCCCGCCTCGCTCCATATCCCAGTCCATCAGCGGACAGAAATGA
- the LOC120048472 gene encoding transcriptional repressor p66-beta-like isoform X1 — translation MERLNEEAVRLSLLKRGLDSSSPAGSATSSERDDLLSKRIKMEGHQAMERLKMLAYLKRKDLAGLEGGGLGGVSGGGALRGEVKGHGSSGGGAYEEKINGSLRGQVVGAHGMVGKSGKENMGEEPVDFSARKGDVDRERHTPSPDVIVLSDNEASSPRGPSQGEERLRAANLEMFKGKTGEERQKMIRALREELRLEEARLVLLKKLRQSQMQKENLVQKVPVVQNTASALQSGAVHGAQSMSKMSGRPGHHTPEPQNHRTAQVGYSIAQGHSVIRSATNSSMSQMMMSQSRVIAPNPAQLQGQRLAQQKQGGMRSSTGSTNNAISYQQSSTQQVAASQRSGSSSSSAIYMNLTHMQAAGAAGGVSGVSGVGAVSPSATHSPGGTSVGSSMADTASSQAAAKLALRKQLEKTLLEIPPPKPPAPLLHFLPSAANSEFIYMVGLEEVVQSVIDSQGKLRLPSSMEPFSCAQCKTDFTPHWKQEKGGRILCETCMSSNQKKALKAEHTNRLKNAFVKALQQEQEIEQRIQLQAALATSSAQTIPSVSKAESMSRHHTHRQAPQPQVTQSQASLQRGLSGSARGVLSNFAHASQLSVASSLLSMTGKRSGQLGTSGHSRAQQQQQQQQQQHHDNRRQLYSIPGVNIAYLNPGNVVGHKGSSLADRQREYLLDMIPPRSISQSISGQK, via the exons ATGGAGCGACTGAATGAGGAGGCGGTGCGGCTGAGCCTGCTGAAGCGAGGCCTGGACTCCTCCTCGCCTGCAGGCAGCGCCACGAGCAGTGAGCGAGATGATCTGCTCTCCAAACGCATCAAGATGGAGGGCCACCAAGCCATGGAGCGCCTCAAGATGCTGGCCTATCTGAAACGCAAGGACCTGGCTGGCCTGGAGGGGGGAGGATTGGGAGGGGTCTCAGGAGGCGGGGCCCTAAGGGGTGAGGTCAAGGGTCATGGGTCTTCAGGGGGAGGGGCTTATGAGGAGAAGATCAATGGGAGCCTCCGTGGTCAGGTTGTGGGAGCCCATGGCATGGTGGGAAAGAGCGGGAAGGAGAACATGGGCGAGGAGCCAGTGGATTTCAGTGCCCGGAAAgg TGACGTGGACCGGGAGcgacacacaccctcccctgaTGTGATCGTCCTGTCAGACAATGAGGCGTCCAGTCCAAGAGGGCCCAGCCAAGGAGAAGAACGCCTGAGGGCAGCGAACCTGGAGAtgtttaag GGtaagacaggggaggagaggcagaagATGATCAGGGCTCTGAGAGAGGAGCTGAGGCTGGAGGAGGCCAGGCTGGTGCTGCTGAAGAAGCTGAGGCAGAGCCAGATGCAGAAGGAGAACCTGGTGCAGAAG GTCCCTGTGGTCCAGAACACAGCGTCTGCCCTCCAGAGCGGTGCCGTCCACGGTGCTCAGAGCATGAGCAAGATGTCTGGCCGCCCTGGCCACCACACCCCAGAGCCCCAGAACCATCGCACTGCACAGGTGGGCTACAGCATTGCACAG GGTCACTCGGTGATCAGGTCAGCCACCAACAGCTCCATGTCTCAGATGATGATGTCACAGAGCAGGGTGATAGCGCCCAATCCTGCCCAGCTGCAGGGCCAGAGGCTGGCACAGCAGAAGCAGGGTGGCATGCGCTCCTCGACTGGCAGCACTAACAACGCCATTAGCTACCAGCAG TCTTCCACCCAGCAGGTGGCAGCTTCTCAGCGCTctggctcctcctcctcctcggccaTCTACATGAACCTGACCCACATGCAGGCGGCCGGAGCCGCGGGAGGGGTCAGCGGGGTGTCGGGGGTGGGGGCGGTCAGCCCCTCAGCCACACACAGCCCAGGGGGGACATCGGTGGGCTCCTCCATGGCAGACACAGCCAGCAGTCAGGCAGCTGCCAAACTTGCCCTGAGGAAGCAGCTGGAGAAAACCCTGCTGGAGATCCCTCCTCCCAAGCCGCCGGCGCCGCTCCTCCACTTCCTGCCGTCAGCGGCCAACAGCGAGTTTATCTACATGGTGGGCCTGGAGGAGGTTGTGCAGAGTGTCATTGACAGTCAGG GTAAACTGCGTTTGCCCTCCTCCATGGAGCCCTTCTCGTGTGCCCAGTGCAAGACGGACTTCACCCCTCACTGGAAGCAGGAGAAGGGTGGGCGCATACTTTGCGAGACCTGTATGTCGTCCAATCAGAAGAAGGCACTGAAGGCCGAGCATACCAATAGGCTGAAGAATGCCTTCGTCAAGGCTCTACAGCAGGAGCAG GAGATTGAGCAGAGAATCCAGTTGCAAGCCGCTCTTGCCACCAGTTCAGCTCAAACTATTCCAAGCGTCAGTAAGGCTGAGTCTATGAGcagacatcacacacacagacag GCGCCTCAGCCCCAGGTGACCCAGTCACAGGCCTCCCTCCAACGGGGTCTGTCTGGCTCGGCCCGGGGCGTCCTCTCCAACTTCGCCCATGCCTCCCAGCTCTCGGTGGCCAGCAGCCTGCTGAGCATGACTGGAAAGCGCAGTGGACAGCTGGGCACTAGTGGGCACAGCCGGgcacagcagcaacagcagcaacagcagcagcagcatcacgACAACCGCCGCCAGCTCTACAGCATCCCTG ggGTGAACATTGCCTACCTGAACCCAGGCAATGTGGTCGGCCACAAGGGGTCCAGCCTGGCTGACCGCCAGAGGGAATACCTGCTGGACATGATCCCGCCTCGCTCCATATCCCAGTCCATCAGCGGACAGAAATGA
- the LOC120048472 gene encoding transcriptional repressor p66-beta-like isoform X4, with product MERLNEEAVRLSLLKRGLDSSSPAGSATSSERDDLLSKRIKMEGHQAMERLKMLAYLKRKDLAGLEGGGLGGVSGGGALRGEVKGHGSSGGGAYEEKINGSLRGQVVGAHGMVGKSGKENMGEEPVDFSARKGDVDRERHTPSPDVIVLSDNEASSPRGPSQGEERLRAANLEMFKGKTGEERQKMIRALREELRLEEARLVLLKKLRQSQMQKENLVQKVPVVQNTASALQSGAVHGAQSMSKMSGRPGHHTPEPQNHRTAQGHSVIRSATNSSMSQMMMSQSRVIAPNPAQLQGQRLAQQKQGGMRSSTGSTNNAISYQQQVAASQRSGSSSSSAIYMNLTHMQAAGAAGGVSGVSGVGAVSPSATHSPGGTSVGSSMADTASSQAAAKLALRKQLEKTLLEIPPPKPPAPLLHFLPSAANSEFIYMVGLEEVVQSVIDSQGKLRLPSSMEPFSCAQCKTDFTPHWKQEKGGRILCETCMSSNQKKALKAEHTNRLKNAFVKALQQEQEIEQRIQLQAALATSSAQTIPSVSKAESMSRHHTHRQAPQPQVTQSQASLQRGLSGSARGVLSNFAHASQLSVASSLLSMTGKRSGQLGTSGHSRAQQQQQQQQQQHHDNRRQLYSIPGVNIAYLNPGNVVGHKGSSLADRQREYLLDMIPPRSISQSISGQK from the exons ATGGAGCGACTGAATGAGGAGGCGGTGCGGCTGAGCCTGCTGAAGCGAGGCCTGGACTCCTCCTCGCCTGCAGGCAGCGCCACGAGCAGTGAGCGAGATGATCTGCTCTCCAAACGCATCAAGATGGAGGGCCACCAAGCCATGGAGCGCCTCAAGATGCTGGCCTATCTGAAACGCAAGGACCTGGCTGGCCTGGAGGGGGGAGGATTGGGAGGGGTCTCAGGAGGCGGGGCCCTAAGGGGTGAGGTCAAGGGTCATGGGTCTTCAGGGGGAGGGGCTTATGAGGAGAAGATCAATGGGAGCCTCCGTGGTCAGGTTGTGGGAGCCCATGGCATGGTGGGAAAGAGCGGGAAGGAGAACATGGGCGAGGAGCCAGTGGATTTCAGTGCCCGGAAAgg TGACGTGGACCGGGAGcgacacacaccctcccctgaTGTGATCGTCCTGTCAGACAATGAGGCGTCCAGTCCAAGAGGGCCCAGCCAAGGAGAAGAACGCCTGAGGGCAGCGAACCTGGAGAtgtttaag GGtaagacaggggaggagaggcagaagATGATCAGGGCTCTGAGAGAGGAGCTGAGGCTGGAGGAGGCCAGGCTGGTGCTGCTGAAGAAGCTGAGGCAGAGCCAGATGCAGAAGGAGAACCTGGTGCAGAAG GTCCCTGTGGTCCAGAACACAGCGTCTGCCCTCCAGAGCGGTGCCGTCCACGGTGCTCAGAGCATGAGCAAGATGTCTGGCCGCCCTGGCCACCACACCCCAGAGCCCCAGAACCATCGCACTGCACAG GGTCACTCGGTGATCAGGTCAGCCACCAACAGCTCCATGTCTCAGATGATGATGTCACAGAGCAGGGTGATAGCGCCCAATCCTGCCCAGCTGCAGGGCCAGAGGCTGGCACAGCAGAAGCAGGGTGGCATGCGCTCCTCGACTGGCAGCACTAACAACGCCATTAGCTACCAGCAG CAGGTGGCAGCTTCTCAGCGCTctggctcctcctcctcctcggccaTCTACATGAACCTGACCCACATGCAGGCGGCCGGAGCCGCGGGAGGGGTCAGCGGGGTGTCGGGGGTGGGGGCGGTCAGCCCCTCAGCCACACACAGCCCAGGGGGGACATCGGTGGGCTCCTCCATGGCAGACACAGCCAGCAGTCAGGCAGCTGCCAAACTTGCCCTGAGGAAGCAGCTGGAGAAAACCCTGCTGGAGATCCCTCCTCCCAAGCCGCCGGCGCCGCTCCTCCACTTCCTGCCGTCAGCGGCCAACAGCGAGTTTATCTACATGGTGGGCCTGGAGGAGGTTGTGCAGAGTGTCATTGACAGTCAGG GTAAACTGCGTTTGCCCTCCTCCATGGAGCCCTTCTCGTGTGCCCAGTGCAAGACGGACTTCACCCCTCACTGGAAGCAGGAGAAGGGTGGGCGCATACTTTGCGAGACCTGTATGTCGTCCAATCAGAAGAAGGCACTGAAGGCCGAGCATACCAATAGGCTGAAGAATGCCTTCGTCAAGGCTCTACAGCAGGAGCAG GAGATTGAGCAGAGAATCCAGTTGCAAGCCGCTCTTGCCACCAGTTCAGCTCAAACTATTCCAAGCGTCAGTAAGGCTGAGTCTATGAGcagacatcacacacacagacag GCGCCTCAGCCCCAGGTGACCCAGTCACAGGCCTCCCTCCAACGGGGTCTGTCTGGCTCGGCCCGGGGCGTCCTCTCCAACTTCGCCCATGCCTCCCAGCTCTCGGTGGCCAGCAGCCTGCTGAGCATGACTGGAAAGCGCAGTGGACAGCTGGGCACTAGTGGGCACAGCCGGgcacagcagcaacagcagcaacagcagcagcagcatcacgACAACCGCCGCCAGCTCTACAGCATCCCTG ggGTGAACATTGCCTACCTGAACCCAGGCAATGTGGTCGGCCACAAGGGGTCCAGCCTGGCTGACCGCCAGAGGGAATACCTGCTGGACATGATCCCGCCTCGCTCCATATCCCAGTCCATCAGCGGACAGAAATGA